In Larimichthys crocea isolate SSNF unplaced genomic scaffold, L_crocea_2.0 scaffold626, whole genome shotgun sequence, the following proteins share a genomic window:
- the LOC104940014 gene encoding neurogenic differentiation factor 6-A: MLTLPFDEPPPTRSSSPFRTSWASNQLVQSVKTEPGRAPEESEREDEERDGEEEEDEEEQAGGLKIRGPHKKKLSQARLDRVRLRRIEANARERNRMHGLNNALDSLRKVVPCYSKTQKLSKIETLRLAKNYIWALSEILRTGKRPDLLTFVQTLCKGLSQPTTNLVASCLQLNVRSFMSEPGEESFSLYPAYQYHHGPEGVGSSSADSGRPLRPSGSFCGPYKAPYDSPSPDCSSPLDAVTLSPPINFNGIFTLKHEDSVDYRSCHYGLRYCSISQSSSAELGPYDVHLRDQFYQVQEKSNKHFQSHIGGD, encoded by the coding sequence GCCATTTGACGAGCCGCCCCCCACCCGGAGCAGCAGTCCCTTCAGGACCAGCTGGGCTTCCAACCAATTAGTCCAATCAGTGAAGACAGAGCCCGGCAGAGCCCCGGAGGAGTCcgagagggaggatgaggagagggatggcgaggaagaggaggacgaggaggaacaAGCGGGAGGTCTGAAAATAAGGGGCCCTCATAAAAAGAAGCTGAGCCAGGCTCGGCTGGACCGGGTTCGACTTCGGCGCATTGAGGCCAATGCGCGTGAACGGAACCGGATGCACGGTCTGAACAACGCGCTGGACAGCCTGAGAAAAGTGGTTCCCTGCTACTCCAAGACGCAGAAGCTGTCCAAAATAGAGACCCTCCGCCTGGCCAAGAACTACATCTGGGCCCTCAGTGAGATCCTGAGGACCGGGAAAAGACCGGACCTCCTCACGTTCGTTCAGACTCTGTGCAAGGGTCTCTCTCAGCCCACCACTAACCTGGTGGCCAGCTGTCTGCAGCTCAACGTCCGCAGCTTCATGTCGGAGCCAGGAGAGGAGTCTTTCTCCCTCTACCCAGCCTATCAGTATCACCACGGACCCGAGGGAGTGGGCTCGAGCTCAGCGGACAGCGGCAGGCCCTTGCGACCCTCTGGCTCCTTCTGTGGCCCTTACAAGGCACCCTATGACAGTCCTTCTCCAGACTGCTCCAGCCCTCTGGACGCAGTAACCCTCAGTCCACCTATCAACTTCAACGGGATTTTCACCCTCAAACACGAGGACTCGGTGGACTACCGAAGCTGTCACTACGGCCTCCGTTACTGCTCCATCAGCCAAAGCTCCTCCGCTGAACTGGGCCCGTATGACGTCCACCTCCGGGACCAGTTCTACCAGGTCCAggagaaatcaaacaaacatttccagaGCCACATAGGCGGCGATTAA